A region from the Sphingomonas sp. S2-65 genome encodes:
- a CDS encoding DUF2231 domain-containing protein yields the protein MRLLGPRAHPLYPALFPIPIICFFGALITDLAYIASAEMMWLDFSSWLLLAGLIGGGVAGALLVVELIRAHDRRALLPHFLFLLAAWVIEVFNSFIHARDGWTAVVPTGLSLSIVAAVLGLLAGWFWQSAYHRSAKVSQ from the coding sequence GTGAGGCTTCTCGGGCCTAGAGCGCATCCGCTGTATCCAGCACTTTTTCCGATCCCGATCATCTGCTTCTTCGGCGCGCTGATCACCGATCTGGCTTATATCGCCAGCGCCGAGATGATGTGGCTCGACTTCTCGTCCTGGCTGCTACTCGCCGGGCTGATCGGGGGCGGCGTTGCGGGTGCCTTGCTGGTCGTCGAATTGATCCGCGCACACGATCGGCGCGCGCTCTTGCCGCACTTCCTCTTCCTGCTCGCGGCCTGGGTGATCGAGGTCTTCAACTCGTTCATTCACGCGCGTGATGGGTGGACCGCCGTCGTACCGACGGGATTATCGCTTTCCATCGTCGCCGCGGTGCTCGGCCTGTTGGCTGGGTGGTTCTGGCAATCGGCGTACCACCGTTCGGCGAAAGTTTCACAATGA
- a CDS encoding TonB-dependent receptor domain-containing protein, giving the protein MRRVLLGTAGVGAVICGPGAWAQEASPPAADAEPQRGQEEVVILGTRGSAVTDIAPLLTLDENNVAALGASNMDELLRAIQGSTRSADGSPPVFLLNAQRVSGYEEIGTLPPEAIEKVEVLPELAALKFGYPPTQRVVNFITKRRFNQLDLRGALGSTTRRGSLSQKGNVGLTRLRGDRRMSLTLEMRHADALLQSDRDLLPDPDVPFDAVGNVLGLSSGEVDPALSAAAGFPVTIAPVPERAEDRGTLSAYAAEANRPRLFDLGPLRTLTPDTRAVKAQAVLADRITPALAGSLTLNAEQSLDRGIAGPAPVYLNVPATNPLSPFAEPVRLARYLTEAAPLRQWQKTTTLKAGLTLRGSIARWRWDFSGAFEQKQIDGRSERGIDLAAANAALAGGADPFAPLTPALLTDRLVDVARLRTRTGEAKLVATGSPLRLPAGAVTVTATAELGRATAASATRGPNPFSLELGRTRSEGGVAIDVPISGTDALSSLGQLSANAAFRERHVSGFGQLQDASAGLAWTVASGVQLTASVKRSEAAPDLAQQSNPEVRVANVPVLDFGNGRTELVTLITGGNPDLRAEERLVRSLAVTLKPFAGREWRLSATYEATDVRNQTGSVYAITPQTEALLPDLFTRDAAGRLTQVQFRPLNFHRERIRSLNLVVSVFSQLGRPTAPNPARPGPPPPRPTLYVGAGPTYKFSDLLQLRRGTAELDLLRGDTVTGGSAPRLSGYVYGGLTHQGSGLTFDGWYSGTSRVRSGDPSADFRFGALLRLNVSAFVDLHDFAKHAKWTEKLQLRVDASNIGDARQRVRDGNGETPNRFQADYLDPIGRTVTVSLRKLF; this is encoded by the coding sequence GTGCGGCGCGTCTTGCTCGGCACGGCGGGTGTCGGCGCGGTGATTTGCGGCCCGGGGGCATGGGCGCAGGAGGCGTCGCCCCCCGCCGCGGACGCGGAGCCGCAGCGCGGGCAAGAGGAAGTCGTCATCCTGGGCACGCGCGGATCGGCAGTGACCGACATCGCGCCGCTGCTCACGCTGGACGAGAACAATGTAGCGGCGCTCGGCGCCTCGAACATGGACGAGCTGCTCCGGGCTATCCAGGGAAGCACCCGATCCGCAGACGGATCTCCCCCGGTCTTCCTGCTGAACGCACAGCGGGTATCGGGATATGAGGAGATTGGGACGCTGCCGCCCGAGGCGATCGAGAAAGTCGAAGTGCTGCCCGAACTCGCGGCGCTGAAGTTCGGCTATCCGCCGACGCAGCGCGTGGTGAACTTCATCACCAAGCGGCGCTTCAACCAGCTGGATCTGCGCGGCGCCCTGGGCAGCACCACGCGCCGCGGCAGCCTGAGCCAAAAGGGCAATGTCGGGCTTACTCGCCTGCGCGGCGACCGCCGGATGAGCCTGACGCTGGAGATGCGCCATGCCGATGCGCTGCTGCAGTCAGACCGCGACCTGCTGCCCGATCCGGACGTGCCGTTCGACGCGGTGGGCAACGTGCTGGGACTGTCGAGCGGAGAAGTCGACCCGGCGCTTTCGGCCGCGGCCGGCTTTCCGGTGACGATCGCGCCGGTGCCCGAGCGGGCGGAGGATCGCGGCACGCTGTCCGCCTATGCCGCGGAGGCGAACCGCCCGCGGCTGTTCGATCTTGGGCCGCTGCGCACGCTGACGCCCGATACGCGCGCCGTGAAGGCGCAGGCGGTGCTTGCCGACCGGATCACGCCCGCGCTTGCCGGCTCGCTCACGCTGAACGCCGAGCAAAGCCTGGACCGCGGCATCGCCGGGCCCGCGCCGGTTTACCTGAACGTGCCGGCAACGAATCCTTTGTCGCCCTTTGCCGAACCGGTGCGGCTGGCACGGTACCTGACTGAGGCGGCGCCGCTGCGGCAATGGCAGAAGACGACCACGCTGAAGGCGGGTCTGACCCTGCGAGGATCGATTGCGCGCTGGCGCTGGGATTTCAGCGGCGCGTTCGAGCAGAAGCAGATCGACGGGCGCAGCGAGCGCGGGATCGATCTGGCCGCGGCCAACGCCGCGCTTGCCGGCGGGGCCGATCCTTTCGCGCCGCTGACGCCCGCGCTGCTGACCGATCGGCTGGTCGATGTCGCTCGGCTGCGCACGCGTACGGGAGAGGCGAAGCTGGTGGCGACCGGCTCGCCCCTGCGGTTGCCGGCGGGCGCGGTGACGGTGACCGCCACCGCCGAGCTCGGCCGGGCGACCGCTGCGTCCGCGACCCGCGGGCCCAATCCGTTCAGCCTGGAACTGGGCAGGACCCGTTCGGAAGGCGGCGTGGCGATCGACGTGCCGATCAGCGGAACCGACGCGCTGTCGTCTTTGGGTCAGTTGTCCGCCAATGCGGCATTCCGGGAAAGACATGTGAGCGGGTTCGGGCAGTTGCAGGATGCAAGCGCAGGGCTGGCGTGGACCGTAGCGAGTGGCGTGCAGCTGACTGCATCGGTGAAGCGGAGCGAGGCCGCACCCGATCTGGCGCAGCAATCCAATCCCGAAGTGCGCGTAGCGAACGTGCCGGTGCTCGATTTCGGCAATGGCCGCACCGAGCTGGTCACGCTGATCACCGGCGGCAATCCGGATCTCCGGGCGGAGGAGCGTCTGGTGCGATCGCTGGCGGTCACCCTCAAGCCGTTCGCCGGTCGCGAATGGCGCCTGAGCGCGACGTATGAAGCGACGGACGTGCGCAACCAGACCGGCTCGGTCTACGCCATCACGCCGCAGACCGAGGCGCTGCTGCCCGACCTGTTCACCCGCGATGCTGCGGGGCGGTTGACCCAAGTGCAGTTCCGGCCGCTTAACTTCCACCGCGAGCGCATCCGTTCACTCAACCTGGTGGTCAGCGTCTTCAGCCAGCTCGGCAGGCCGACAGCGCCGAATCCAGCGCGCCCCGGTCCGCCGCCGCCGCGCCCGACCCTGTATGTCGGCGCAGGTCCAACCTACAAGTTCAGCGACCTCTTGCAGCTGCGGCGCGGCACCGCCGAGCTGGACCTGCTGCGCGGCGACACGGTAACGGGGGGAAGCGCGCCCCGCCTGTCCGGTTACGTCTATGGCGGGCTCACCCATCAGGGAAGCGGCCTGACATTTGACGGATGGTATAGCGGCACCAGCCGCGTGCGGAGCGGCGATCCTTCAGCAGACTTCCGCTTCGGCGCACTATTGCGGCTGAACGTCAGTGCGTTCGTGGACCTGCACGACTTCGCCAAGCACGCAAAATGGACGGAGAAGCTGCAGCTGCGGGTGGATGCTAGCAACATCGGAGATGCGCGGCAGCGGGTGCGCGACGGCAATGGCGAGACGCCCAACCGCTTCCAGGCCGATTACCTCGATCCCATCGGGCGCACGGTCACGGTGTCGCTCCGCAAGCTGTTCTAG
- a CDS encoding PQQ-dependent sugar dehydrogenase — translation MTRSLIAILGLLPLAACGGGQAIDPNSQYGANPMLPEPHEQLVADVGVFETVGWQRGETPTVPAGFRIAPVAQGLANPRNVLALPNGDVLIVESRNEGGEPVQRPKDPIRDWIMSRAHSQTKSGQASQASNRITLVRDANGDGRPELRSVLVDHLNAPFGIAVLNGFLFVANTDAIVRYPFTTGDTRITAPGVRLADLPAGSINHHWTKSLTASPDGSRLFVSVGSNSNAMERGSDAERDRAAIHEVDPQTGLMKTFATGLRNPNGLTFYPGSNTLWTVVNERDELGPNLVPDYMTSVRPGGFYGWPYSYYGQHVDPRVRPQRPDLVARAIRPDYALSSHVAALGLTFYTGTSFPASFRGGAFIGEHGSWNRTEPHGYKVAFIGFQGGRPTGIPQDFVTGFLKDGKAHGRPVGVAIDRTGALLIADDVGNTVWRVSYTGAGGASPLPPASGAISR, via the coding sequence ATGACTCGCAGCCTAATCGCGATCCTCGGTCTGCTGCCCCTTGCGGCGTGCGGCGGCGGCCAAGCAATCGACCCGAACAGCCAATATGGCGCCAATCCAATGCTGCCTGAGCCGCACGAGCAGCTCGTGGCAGACGTTGGCGTGTTCGAGACAGTCGGCTGGCAACGCGGAGAAACGCCAACTGTCCCAGCCGGCTTCCGGATTGCGCCCGTTGCGCAAGGTCTGGCTAATCCGCGCAACGTCCTGGCGCTGCCCAATGGCGACGTCCTGATCGTCGAATCGCGCAACGAGGGTGGCGAGCCGGTTCAACGGCCTAAGGATCCGATCCGCGACTGGATCATGTCCCGGGCGCATTCGCAGACGAAGAGCGGGCAAGCATCACAGGCGAGCAATCGGATCACGCTAGTTCGCGATGCGAACGGCGACGGTCGGCCCGAGCTCCGATCGGTGCTCGTCGATCATCTGAACGCGCCTTTCGGTATCGCGGTGCTTAACGGCTTCCTGTTTGTGGCGAATACCGACGCGATCGTCCGCTATCCGTTTACGACGGGTGATACGCGGATCACTGCGCCTGGCGTGAGGCTGGCCGATCTCCCCGCAGGCTCGATCAACCACCATTGGACCAAGAGCCTGACGGCCAGCCCCGACGGGTCGAGGCTCTTTGTCAGCGTCGGTTCGAACAGCAATGCCATGGAGCGCGGGTCCGACGCCGAGCGCGATCGGGCAGCGATCCATGAGGTCGACCCGCAGACCGGATTGATGAAGACATTTGCCACCGGCCTGCGCAATCCGAACGGCCTCACCTTCTACCCAGGGTCCAATACCCTGTGGACGGTGGTCAACGAGCGCGACGAACTCGGTCCCAACCTCGTTCCCGATTACATGACCTCGGTTCGCCCAGGCGGCTTCTACGGCTGGCCGTACAGCTATTACGGCCAGCATGTAGACCCCCGCGTGCGGCCGCAGCGTCCCGATCTCGTCGCCCGCGCGATCCGGCCCGACTACGCGTTGAGTTCGCATGTCGCAGCGCTCGGGCTGACCTTCTACACGGGTACAAGCTTTCCCGCCTCTTTCCGTGGCGGTGCTTTTATCGGCGAGCACGGCAGTTGGAACCGCACCGAACCGCATGGCTATAAGGTCGCCTTCATCGGCTTCCAAGGCGGGCGCCCGACCGGCATACCGCAGGATTTCGTAACGGGCTTCCTCAAGGACGGGAAGGCGCACGGCCGCCCCGTCGGGGTCGCGATCGATCGGACGGGAGCGCTGCTGATCGCGGACGACGTCGGCAACACTGTCTGGCGCGTGAGCTATACTGGCGCCGGAGGGGCATCGCCGCTCCCGCCTGCGTCGGGCGCGATCTCGCGGTAG